One stretch of Planctomycetaceae bacterium DNA includes these proteins:
- a CDS encoding HEAT repeat domain-containing protein — protein sequence MARTFMLAIAVMSATVWTSVLAGGDSSKEIEAKAALLKADDWETRKGAVEDLAAIGGEESGKVLLSVLQDAFEEEWVREAAAAGLAKNMDKRAIAPLIEILKTRRAGLLVAAAKALAELGDDQAVQPIVEAIPRASEAEMLQAVLSFGDKSVDPLLAVLQNRSNANLYHPWAIAGLGRTGSPRAVLPVAGFLKHPRADIRAKAAVALLELHDDRAVRLSFHHSIIPLMLPVQHLTFDTTVNSNALYFPRIRCEKYNKVQGSTIVV from the coding sequence ATGGCACGCACCTTCATGCTGGCAATAGCAGTCATGTCTGCGACCGTATGGACATCGGTTTTAGCCGGAGGCGATTCGTCCAAGGAGATAGAAGCCAAGGCTGCCCTGCTTAAAGCGGACGATTGGGAGACCCGCAAGGGCGCCGTCGAAGACCTCGCTGCCATTGGTGGAGAGGAATCCGGCAAGGTGCTCTTGAGTGTGCTACAGGACGCTTTCGAAGAGGAATGGGTCCGTGAAGCAGCCGCGGCGGGCCTGGCCAAGAACATGGACAAGAGGGCGATCGCCCCGCTGATTGAAATACTCAAGACCAGGAGAGCAGGCCTGCTCGTCGCGGCCGCGAAAGCCTTGGCCGAACTGGGCGACGATCAGGCTGTACAGCCTATCGTCGAGGCCATACCTCGCGCGAGCGAAGCAGAGATGCTTCAGGCGGTCCTGAGTTTTGGGGACAAGAGCGTCGATCCCCTTCTGGCCGTCCTCCAGAACAGGTCCAACGCCAACCTCTATCATCCGTGGGCCATTGCGGGACTCGGACGAACCGGAAGTCCGAGGGCCGTTCTGCCTGTTGCCGGTTTCCTGAAGCATCCCCGGGCGGATATTCGCGCTAAAGCCGCCGTTGCTCTGCTCGAGCTACATGACGACCGGGCGGTGAGGCTTTCATTCCATCATTCCATCATTCCATTAATGCTACCGGTACAACACCTGACCTTCGATACCACTGTCAATAGTAATGCATTGTACTTCCCCAGAATTCGCTGTGAAAAGTACAACAAAGTGCAAGGAAGTACAATTGTGGTATAA
- a CDS encoding M48 family metallopeptidase: protein MRTSLVLNVAVVAMVLSAAAGCSVNPVTGKPELSLISEQQEVAMGIESAPQFEKEFGGKVPDAALQNYVQTLGKKVAAVSDRPELPWEFQLVATKTPNAFALPGGKVFVTAGLFGSLTNERQLVAVLGHEIGHICARHNIQGMQRQMGAGLLVELAGQLAGDKADIAKAATSVVGNMAVLKYSRKDEYQADDLGIAYMERAGFNPWGMVETLQFLMSLGEKDESKFAEMFQTHPLTSERVKKAQAAVTSRHAGYAPSQGDPRAKAFMDMRTRLR from the coding sequence ATGCGGACGAGTCTCGTTCTGAATGTTGCGGTCGTGGCGATGGTGCTGTCGGCAGCGGCGGGCTGCAGTGTCAACCCCGTCACGGGCAAGCCCGAGCTGAGCCTCATCTCCGAGCAGCAGGAAGTGGCGATGGGCATCGAGTCGGCGCCGCAGTTCGAGAAGGAGTTCGGCGGCAAGGTGCCTGACGCAGCCCTTCAGAACTACGTGCAGACGCTGGGCAAGAAAGTGGCGGCCGTCAGCGATCGGCCGGAGCTGCCCTGGGAGTTCCAGCTCGTCGCCACCAAGACGCCCAATGCCTTTGCGCTTCCGGGCGGCAAGGTCTTCGTGACGGCCGGCCTCTTCGGCAGCTTGACCAACGAGCGGCAGCTCGTGGCCGTGCTCGGGCACGAGATCGGGCACATCTGCGCGCGGCACAACATCCAGGGCATGCAGCGGCAGATGGGCGCCGGACTCCTGGTGGAACTGGCCGGACAACTCGCCGGCGACAAAGCCGACATCGCCAAGGCCGCCACCTCCGTCGTCGGTAACATGGCCGTGCTCAAGTACAGCCGCAAGGACGAATACCAGGCCGACGATCTGGGCATCGCCTATATGGAGCGGGCAGGGTTCAACCCCTGGGGCATGGTCGAGACGCTGCAGTTCCTGATGTCGCTGGGCGAAAAGGACGAGAGCAAGTTCGCCGAAATGTTCCAGACCCACCCGCTGACCAGCGAACGCGTCAAGAAAGCACAGGCGGCCGTCACCAGCCGCCACGCCGGCTACGCCCCCTCCCAGGGCGACCCGCGAGCCAAGGCCTTCATGGACATGCGCACCCGCCTGCGCTGA
- a CDS encoding GIY-YIG nuclease family protein: protein MKQVWTTYVLRSIKNGQLYIGLTDNLERRLLQHNRGYNLSTRGRGPFVVIHSEVFPSRIQARQRERELKTGSGREWIRNNYPSCE, encoded by the coding sequence GTGAAGCAGGTCTGGACAACATATGTCTTGAGAAGCATCAAGAACGGACAGCTCTATATCGGGCTAACGGATAATCTTGAGCGCAGGCTTCTTCAGCACAATAGAGGCTACAATTTATCCACAAGAGGCAGAGGGCCGTTTGTCGTGATCCACAGCGAGGTCTTCCCAAGCCGGATCCAAGCACGGCAACGAGAGCGGGAGCTGAAGACTGGTTCTGGCCGAGAATGGATTCGAAACAATTACCCATCCTGTGAATGA
- a CDS encoding PEP-CTERM sorting domain-containing protein — translation MRGLIAVAVMLTVVGGAQGGAYLMITDFHTTGVLDEQGTQANAIDLEAAGNVKTLAQFKQDVATAFNNGLGGVITFDDPMGYMNDSGPKVIGYGTAGSGRGYNFTGGAGLNNSNYMDEPLKALYGVSQDKTLQIGVARCLEAWTLGASYVGVSGPSVLNPSVNGGATSSASGACMTPETNYWSGDNSKETLSFGAGVVELSFVLLSATQNVNVWVKYADGSLGDVRTITQTAGEDVFVHFAGTAGNNIVEMTWDSDVARPAIDDMAFLMTGWDTVPEPATMSLMAMGGLAALIRRRKA, via the coding sequence ATGCGCGGACTTATCGCAGTGGCCGTCATGTTGACGGTAGTAGGCGGCGCTCAGGGCGGAGCCTACCTGATGATCACGGATTTCCACACCACCGGGGTGCTGGATGAGCAGGGAACACAGGCCAACGCCATTGACCTCGAAGCCGCGGGCAATGTCAAGACGCTGGCCCAGTTCAAGCAGGACGTGGCCACGGCCTTCAATAACGGCCTTGGCGGCGTGATTACCTTCGACGACCCGATGGGCTACATGAACGACTCGGGCCCCAAAGTCATCGGCTACGGTACGGCCGGCAGCGGGCGCGGGTACAACTTTACCGGCGGAGCTGGACTGAACAACAGCAATTACATGGACGAACCGCTCAAGGCCCTGTACGGCGTCAGCCAGGACAAGACTCTGCAGATCGGGGTTGCCCGCTGCCTCGAGGCCTGGACGCTGGGCGCCTCCTATGTGGGAGTCTCGGGGCCGAGCGTCCTGAACCCATCGGTCAACGGCGGTGCCACTTCCTCTGCCTCTGGGGCCTGCATGACGCCGGAAACGAACTACTGGAGCGGCGACAACAGCAAGGAAACGCTCAGTTTTGGCGCCGGCGTGGTGGAACTGAGTTTTGTGCTTCTGTCAGCCACGCAAAACGTTAACGTGTGGGTAAAGTACGCCGATGGCAGCCTTGGCGATGTCCGCACGATCACGCAGACCGCGGGCGAGGATGTGTTTGTTCATTTTGCCGGTACGGCAGGCAACAACATCGTCGAGATGACCTGGGACAGCGACGTGGCGCGTCCGGCCATTGACGACATGGCCTTCCTGATGACCGGCTGGGACACTGTCCCAGAACCGGCGACCATGAGCCTGATGGCTATGGGTGGGCTGGCGGCTTTGATCCGTCGCCGCAAAGCTTGA
- a CDS encoding HEAT repeat domain-containing protein, whose product MMSRRLKILLAGLALVVVIGAAVGYAHRRNEASLAEALMSGNLAAADTLAAMQTNRSGELLAQAARSPAPQISAAAVMALAKVKDWPRRDEVIVEAGKSPQHQIRQAAAVAIRQITPPRPIRQLEDPKYCPQLRGLLKDPHEQVRASAANSLGSLNAFYSIPDLIEALKTEQSPLARRAIQRALTAITRYPFEFSTDNKALSQELNNYLIEWDYSRKMRQWHVEGQKGPPPPMPPL is encoded by the coding sequence ATGATGTCCCGGCGCCTGAAAATCCTGCTGGCGGGCCTGGCCCTGGTGGTGGTGATCGGCGCCGCCGTGGGCTACGCACACCGCCGCAACGAGGCCTCGCTGGCCGAGGCGCTGATGTCCGGCAACCTTGCCGCCGCTGACACGCTGGCGGCCATGCAGACCAACCGCAGCGGCGAACTGCTCGCCCAGGCCGCACGCTCCCCCGCGCCGCAAATCTCCGCCGCCGCCGTGATGGCGCTGGCCAAAGTGAAAGACTGGCCGCGCCGTGACGAGGTGATCGTCGAAGCGGGCAAGTCGCCCCAGCACCAGATCCGCCAGGCGGCGGCCGTCGCCATCCGGCAGATCACGCCCCCCCGCCCGATCCGCCAGCTCGAGGACCCGAAGTACTGCCCGCAACTGCGGGGGCTGCTCAAGGACCCGCACGAGCAGGTTCGCGCCTCGGCCGCCAATTCGCTGGGCTCGCTCAACGCGTTCTACTCGATCCCGGACCTGATCGAGGCGCTCAAAACCGAACAGTCTCCCCTGGCCCGCCGCGCGATCCAGCGGGCGCTGACTGCAATCACGCGCTACCCCTTCGAGTTCTCGACGGACAACAAGGCCCTGTCGCAGGAGCTGAACAATTACCTGATCGAGTGGGACTACTCCCGCAAGATGCGCCAGTGGCACGTCGAAGGGCAAAAAGGCCCCCCGCCCCCCATGCCCCCGCTGTAG
- a CDS encoding prepilin-type N-terminal cleavage/methylation domain-containing protein: MKLSKACGFTLSELLVVVAVIAVLVTLLLPSVQSFTSRMNRLTCLNNLGRIGQAYHMFRGDYTGAMPVGVWQDRLAKYTDTPIIFRCPEGGDFDQALWKSDFLNQPATPEPPKPEMPMPFYVVDDGWHAMPNTTPGRYHGDYNRFAGVEFKFETVTGGTNVTITLSPRGHSTPPHYGSWSTFYWFIDGVEQPRPPRFVPTTYFIAGRLRGLHTDGGPWTGAGGGAVHELRYWTSYDGNMWRHNDRLLYPVAGDRHSERFDWQLHPWYYTDAMSAFYLGSAPEAYPASSPGGQLDNSYYHFGVNYPWYTAHKWPEFPAPADGGGGAAEPPASTEPVEFSYGMNSRMKLSVFSTRPDGICALDYKSLVANNDDPDDPKAALEIFGDAATGLGARHATGDLLQANVLYIDGRVMSRTAVEIDPDTRPDLWGN; the protein is encoded by the coding sequence GTGAAGCTGTCAAAGGCCTGCGGTTTCACTCTCTCGGAATTGCTCGTTGTAGTCGCAGTCATCGCCGTTCTGGTGACGCTGCTACTGCCGTCGGTTCAGAGCTTCACGTCGCGGATGAACCGCCTGACGTGCCTGAATAACCTCGGGCGCATCGGACAGGCGTACCACATGTTCCGGGGCGACTACACCGGCGCCATGCCCGTAGGCGTATGGCAGGACCGTCTTGCAAAGTACACCGACACGCCGATCATCTTCCGCTGTCCCGAGGGCGGCGACTTCGACCAGGCCTTGTGGAAGAGCGACTTCCTCAACCAACCCGCCACGCCCGAGCCGCCCAAGCCCGAGATGCCCATGCCCTTCTACGTCGTCGATGACGGATGGCATGCCATGCCCAATACCACGCCGGGGCGATATCACGGCGACTACAATCGCTTCGCCGGAGTCGAGTTCAAGTTCGAGACCGTTACCGGCGGAACGAACGTCACGATCACCCTGAGCCCGCGCGGACACTCCACGCCGCCCCACTACGGCAGCTGGAGCACGTTCTACTGGTTCATCGACGGCGTGGAACAGCCTCGCCCGCCGCGGTTCGTGCCGACGACCTATTTCATCGCCGGGCGCCTACGCGGCCTGCACACTGACGGCGGACCCTGGACCGGCGCCGGTGGCGGAGCCGTTCACGAACTGCGGTACTGGACGTCGTACGACGGCAACATGTGGCGGCACAACGACCGGCTTCTTTACCCCGTCGCCGGCGACCGCCACAGCGAGCGGTTCGACTGGCAACTGCACCCGTGGTACTACACTGACGCCATGAGCGCCTTCTACCTCGGCTCGGCCCCGGAGGCCTATCCTGCCAGTTCACCCGGTGGACAGCTCGACAACAGCTATTACCACTTCGGCGTCAACTATCCGTGGTACACCGCCCACAAGTGGCCGGAGTTTCCTGCGCCCGCCGACGGCGGTGGCGGCGCCGCCGAACCCCCCGCCTCCACCGAGCCTGTCGAGTTCAGCTACGGTATGAACAGCCGCATGAAACTCTCCGTGTTCTCCACCCGACCCGACGGCATCTGCGCGCTGGACTACAAGAGCCTCGTCGCCAACAACGACGACCCCGACGACCCCAAGGCCGCACTGGAAATCTTCGGCGACGCGGCCACCGGTCTGGGCGCGCGGCACGCCACGGGCGACCTTCTCCAGGCCAACGTGCTCTATATCGACGGACGCGTTATGTCGCGAACGGCCGTCGAGATCGACCCCGACACGCGCCCGGATCTGTGGGGCAACTGA
- a CDS encoding phosphoenolpyruvate carboxykinase (GTP) produces the protein MDTKHKDILQSKLDAVSMANLEKLANDKLNAFVADAVSLCQPDAVKVLCDDPADMAWVRRQALAQREETALKTPGHSVHFDGFQSAMVNDQGRDTEVTKYLVPKGMTLGKRLRSIDRDEGLTEIRGYFTGSMKGRTMFVRFYSLGPLNSAFSTQCAQITDSAYVVHSEDLLYRPGYEQFKKLAGSGDFFRFLHATGAVDERLTSSDVEHKRIYIDITQDMVLSVNTQYAGNTVGLKKLALRLAIQKADREGWLAEHMFIMGVHGPGGRVTYFTGAFPSACGKTSTAMLGGETILGDDLAYLRIIDGQARCVNTEAGIFGIIRDVNPKDDPAIYDLLTKPGEVIFSNVLVNDSNPYWLGMGRELPAQGENFAGAWTQGMKDPTGVEIPAAHPNARYTVRLTDLANLDPKWNDPAGVVIGGIMYGGRDSDTSVPVQESFNWTHGIVTMGASLESETTAATVGKTGVRTFDLMSIMQFVAIPIGRYIANNLNFGDKLAANAPRIYGTNYYLKNAGGEYLNTRLDKMVWVKWMELRSHNEVQAIEAPTGRLPLYQDLAPLFKKLLDKDYTQQDYVEQFTIRIPENLAKIDRIEAIYRNEPEIPPAVLQELAAQRKRLETLQAAKGDYVSPLNL, from the coding sequence ATGGACACCAAACACAAAGACATCCTGCAATCAAAACTCGATGCCGTCAGCATGGCCAACCTTGAGAAGCTTGCCAACGACAAGCTCAACGCCTTCGTGGCCGACGCCGTCTCGCTTTGCCAACCCGACGCCGTCAAGGTTCTCTGCGACGATCCGGCCGATATGGCGTGGGTCCGCCGCCAGGCCCTGGCCCAGCGCGAAGAGACCGCCCTCAAGACCCCCGGTCACAGCGTACACTTCGACGGTTTCCAGAGCGCCATGGTCAACGACCAGGGCCGCGACACTGAAGTGACCAAGTACCTCGTGCCCAAGGGCATGACGCTGGGCAAGCGTCTCCGCTCGATCGACCGCGACGAAGGACTGACCGAAATCCGCGGGTACTTCACGGGCTCGATGAAAGGCCGCACCATGTTCGTGCGGTTCTACAGCCTCGGTCCGCTGAACTCGGCGTTCAGCACCCAGTGCGCCCAGATCACGGATTCGGCGTACGTCGTGCATAGCGAAGACCTGCTGTACCGCCCCGGTTATGAGCAGTTCAAGAAGCTCGCCGGCAGCGGCGATTTCTTCCGCTTCCTGCACGCCACCGGGGCCGTCGACGAGCGCCTCACCAGCAGCGACGTCGAGCACAAGCGCATCTATATCGACATCACGCAGGACATGGTGCTCTCGGTCAACACGCAGTACGCCGGCAATACCGTCGGGCTTAAGAAACTCGCCCTGCGCCTGGCGATTCAGAAGGCCGACCGCGAAGGTTGGCTGGCCGAGCACATGTTCATCATGGGCGTTCACGGACCGGGCGGGCGGGTGACGTACTTCACCGGCGCCTTCCCCAGCGCCTGCGGCAAGACCTCCACCGCCATGCTCGGCGGCGAGACCATCCTCGGCGACGACCTGGCGTACCTGCGGATCATCGACGGGCAGGCGCGCTGCGTGAACACCGAGGCCGGCATCTTCGGCATCATCCGCGACGTCAATCCCAAAGACGACCCGGCGATCTACGATCTGTTGACCAAGCCCGGCGAAGTCATCTTCTCCAACGTGCTGGTCAACGACTCCAACCCCTACTGGCTGGGCATGGGGCGCGAGCTGCCCGCACAAGGCGAGAACTTCGCCGGCGCGTGGACCCAGGGCATGAAGGACCCAACCGGCGTGGAGATTCCCGCGGCCCACCCCAATGCGCGATACACCGTGCGTCTGACGGACCTGGCCAATCTCGACCCCAAGTGGAACGACCCCGCGGGCGTCGTCATCGGCGGCATCATGTACGGCGGACGCGACAGCGACACCTCCGTCCCGGTGCAGGAGAGCTTCAACTGGACGCACGGCATCGTGACGATGGGCGCATCGCTCGAGTCGGAAACGACGGCCGCCACCGTCGGCAAGACCGGCGTGCGCACCTTCGATCTGATGAGCATCATGCAGTTCGTGGCCATCCCGATCGGGCGGTATATCGCCAACAACCTGAACTTCGGCGACAAGCTCGCCGCCAACGCGCCGCGAATTTACGGCACCAACTACTACCTCAAGAACGCCGGCGGCGAGTATCTCAATACGCGGCTGGACAAGATGGTCTGGGTCAAGTGGATGGAGCTTCGCTCGCACAACGAGGTGCAGGCCATCGAGGCCCCCACCGGGCGTCTCCCGCTGTACCAGGACCTCGCCCCGCTGTTCAAGAAACTGCTCGACAAAGATTACACGCAGCAGGACTACGTCGAGCAGTTCACAATCCGCATTCCCGAGAACCTCGCCAAGATCGATCGCATCGAGGCCATCTACCGCAACGAGCCCGAGATCCCGCCGGCCGTCCTCCAGGAACTCGCTGCCCAACGCAAGAGGCTCGAAACACTCCAGGCCGCCAAGGGCGACTATGTCAGCCCCTTGAACCTCTAG
- the nadD gene encoding nicotinate-nucleotide adenylyltransferase: MPERLAYMGGTFDPVHNGHLSIARAVAQRLSVDRVTFVPAAAPPHKSGGTVAGKEDRLAMLELAVGDQPLLAVSRIELDRPGPSYTRDTLVELRRLAGPGPELVWIIGADMLADLHLWHRADEVVDLATIVTAVRSPWDRRLEQIFQRLSGSFTIEQVARLRQGVLSTPLADVSSTLVRARVSAGQSVAELVPPAVSDYIAAHGLYRRAH, translated from the coding sequence ATGCCTGAGCGTCTGGCCTACATGGGCGGCACCTTCGACCCGGTGCATAACGGGCACCTTTCGATTGCGCGGGCGGTGGCTCAGCGACTCTCCGTCGACCGCGTGACGTTTGTCCCGGCAGCAGCGCCGCCGCACAAGAGCGGCGGAACCGTCGCGGGCAAGGAGGACCGCCTGGCCATGCTCGAACTGGCCGTCGGCGATCAGCCGCTGCTGGCGGTCAGTCGGATCGAGCTCGATCGCCCCGGGCCCAGCTACACCCGCGACACGCTTGTGGAACTGCGCCGCCTGGCGGGGCCCGGGCCCGAACTGGTATGGATCATCGGCGCCGACATGCTGGCCGACCTTCATCTGTGGCATCGCGCCGATGAGGTCGTGGACCTGGCGACGATCGTTACTGCCGTGCGCAGCCCTTGGGACCGGCGGCTGGAGCAGATCTTTCAGCGGCTGTCAGGGAGTTTTACGATCGAGCAGGTGGCGAGGCTTCGGCAAGGGGTTCTGAGCACGCCGCTGGCGGATGTCTCGTCGACGCTGGTGCGTGCTCGGGTGTCGGCGGGGCAATCGGTTGCCGAGCTGGTTCCGCCCGCCGTCAGCGACTATATCGCCGCGCACGGGCTCTACCGCCGGGCGCACTGA
- a CDS encoding arylsulfatase, with amino-acid sequence MSGASSLSRRDVLKAAAVGAGALVLPSWARGGGGDGAAAKPNIVVVLVDDMGFSDIGCYGGEIPTPHIDALASRGLRFTQVYNTGRCCPTRASLLTGLYSHQAGVGHMVADDGQPGYRGRLNNRCVTIAEVLRGAGYFTAISGKWHVGQNHGVVPWQRGFDRSLNAPAGGFYYDNDKRAELYLNGRKLDNHGPELPRSWYSTDLWTDYGIKFIDEGIAAKKPFFLYLAHNAPHFPLEAPADAIARFRGKYKDGWDALRIERHRRQIEMGIVDKAWAMSPRPDTVKAWESLDARERDRFDHIMAIYAATVARMDASIGRLVGSLEKRGVLDNTLILFMSDNGGNAESGPNGILQGDPPGGPRSTVFQGQSWATLSNTPLRRYKHFNHEGGIATPLIAHWPAGIRTPGLRHQVGHVIDIMPTCADVGGAAYPAKFNGQAILPMEGRSLTPAFDNKPVQREALFWEHEGNAAVRTGDMKLVRLGHKGPWELYDLKADRTELHNLAAEKPALAATLAAQWDAWARRANVIRNEKAKGAGKKNT; translated from the coding sequence ATGAGCGGCGCATCGTCTTTATCTCGTCGTGATGTTCTCAAGGCCGCTGCCGTTGGGGCCGGGGCGCTGGTGCTGCCGTCGTGGGCGCGCGGGGGCGGCGGCGACGGTGCCGCGGCCAAACCGAACATCGTCGTGGTGCTTGTTGACGACATGGGCTTCTCCGACATCGGCTGTTACGGCGGCGAGATTCCCACGCCGCACATCGACGCCCTGGCGTCGCGCGGGCTGCGGTTCACCCAGGTGTACAACACGGGTCGATGCTGCCCCACGCGCGCATCGCTGTTGACAGGACTGTACTCGCACCAGGCAGGCGTCGGGCACATGGTCGCCGACGACGGTCAGCCGGGCTATCGCGGGCGGCTGAACAATCGTTGCGTGACGATCGCCGAGGTGCTGCGCGGGGCGGGGTACTTCACGGCGATATCGGGCAAGTGGCACGTGGGGCAGAATCACGGCGTGGTTCCCTGGCAGCGGGGCTTCGACCGCAGCCTCAACGCCCCCGCCGGCGGGTTTTACTACGATAACGACAAGCGCGCCGAGCTCTACCTCAACGGCAGGAAGCTCGACAACCACGGCCCGGAGCTGCCCAGGAGCTGGTACAGCACCGATCTCTGGACCGACTACGGCATCAAGTTCATCGATGAGGGAATCGCGGCGAAGAAACCGTTCTTTCTGTACCTGGCGCACAATGCGCCGCACTTTCCGCTCGAGGCCCCTGCCGACGCGATCGCGCGTTTTCGCGGCAAGTACAAGGACGGCTGGGACGCCCTTCGCATCGAGCGCCACCGGCGGCAGATCGAGATGGGCATCGTCGACAAGGCCTGGGCGATGTCGCCGCGCCCGGACACGGTCAAGGCCTGGGAAAGCCTCGACGCCAGGGAGCGAGATCGCTTCGACCACATCATGGCGATTTATGCGGCTACCGTAGCGCGCATGGACGCGTCAATCGGGCGGCTGGTGGGCTCGCTGGAGAAGCGCGGGGTGCTGGACAACACGCTGATCTTGTTCATGTCCGATAACGGCGGCAACGCCGAGAGCGGGCCCAACGGGATCCTTCAGGGCGACCCGCCGGGCGGACCTCGATCGACCGTATTCCAGGGGCAGTCGTGGGCGACGCTGTCGAACACGCCGCTGCGGCGATACAAGCACTTCAACCACGAGGGCGGGATCGCCACGCCGCTGATTGCGCACTGGCCGGCGGGCATCCGCACGCCCGGCTTGCGGCACCAGGTGGGGCACGTGATCGACATCATGCCCACCTGTGCAGACGTCGGCGGCGCCGCGTACCCCGCGAAGTTCAACGGCCAGGCCATCCTGCCGATGGAAGGGCGCAGCCTTACACCAGCGTTCGACAACAAGCCCGTTCAGCGCGAGGCCCTGTTCTGGGAACACGAAGGCAACGCGGCGGTGCGCACCGGCGACATGAAGCTCGTGCGCCTCGGGCACAAGGGTCCGTGGGAACTGTACGACCTCAAGGCCGACCGCACGGAGTTGCACAACCTGGCGGCGGAGAAGCCCGCTCTCGCCGCGACGCTGGCCGCCCAGTGGGACGCCTGGGCCCGCCGCGCAAACGTCATCCGCAATGAAAAAGCAAAGGGCGCCGGCAAGAAGAACACGTGA